The Teredinibacter sp. KSP-S5-2 genome includes a window with the following:
- the rnd gene encoding ribonuclease D, whose product MTNLVNQPIEWVDTDDQLEECCLSWQGKKLLAIDTEFMRSQTYYPKAGLIQVNDGYVNVLIDPLKISNFKPFADILTDADTVKALHSCSEDLEVISHLMGVYPESLFDTQLAAAFCGYGFSVGYGNLVKLVLNEELPKEETRSDWLQRPLSQSQVQYAAMDVEHLYLLAHCLVQELTKLERLSWVIEESNAIPQLVQANSEPENSYQRVKSAWKLNQRQLFTLMHLCAWRENVAKRRNIPRNRVVKEHTLFDIAQSLPKHISQLRKLNGLNERTIKIDGQTLVDIANKARELDEALLPPCLPRPLSGDNKVLLHSMKEEVENRALELNVAPELLVRKKDYEFILNSSSPEEKKYRLPEGFSDWRRQVIADQLIHKLNTMTSESE is encoded by the coding sequence ATGACCAATTTGGTAAATCAGCCGATAGAGTGGGTTGATACAGACGATCAACTGGAAGAATGTTGTCTTTCCTGGCAAGGCAAAAAACTTCTGGCCATTGATACGGAATTTATGCGTAGCCAAACCTATTACCCCAAAGCCGGGTTAATACAGGTGAATGACGGTTATGTAAACGTATTAATCGACCCGCTAAAAATATCCAACTTTAAACCATTCGCCGACATATTAACGGATGCTGATACTGTTAAAGCACTGCATTCCTGCTCGGAAGATCTGGAAGTGATTTCCCATTTGATGGGGGTATACCCAGAGAGTCTATTCGATACTCAATTGGCGGCGGCGTTTTGTGGTTACGGTTTTTCTGTTGGTTACGGCAATTTGGTCAAACTGGTTTTGAATGAAGAGTTGCCAAAAGAAGAAACCCGCTCTGACTGGTTACAACGCCCCTTAAGCCAATCTCAAGTGCAATATGCCGCAATGGATGTAGAGCATTTATATTTATTGGCTCATTGTCTGGTTCAGGAGCTAACCAAATTAGAACGCCTATCGTGGGTTATTGAAGAGAGCAATGCCATTCCTCAATTGGTGCAGGCAAATTCAGAACCCGAAAACAGTTATCAACGTGTTAAAAGCGCCTGGAAGCTAAACCAGCGACAACTGTTTACATTAATGCACCTGTGTGCCTGGCGGGAAAATGTGGCCAAGCGTCGAAATATTCCCCGTAATCGTGTGGTAAAAGAACACACCTTGTTCGATATTGCGCAATCCTTGCCCAAGCATATCAGTCAGTTGAGAAAACTTAATGGACTGAACGAGCGAACGATTAAAATCGATGGACAGACATTGGTGGATATTGCCAACAAAGCCAGAGAGTTGGATGAAGCGTTACTACCGCCGTGTTTGCCCAGACCATTATCCGGTGACAATAAAGTGTTGCTGCATTCCATGAAAGAAGAAGTGGAAAACAGGGCGTTGGAACTTAATGTGGCACCCGAGCTTTTGGTGCGAAAAAAAGATTACGAATTCATCCTTAATAGCTCC
- the recR gene encoding recombination mediator RecR, which produces MFSPLIDQLILSLKRLPGVGPKSAQRMALHLLERDRPGAEQLSKALAAAVESVTRCKKCRTLTEEEICGLCRNPKRDNGLLCVVETPADVLAIEQSATFSGQYFVLLGHLSPIDGIGPKDIGIDVLEARMDSEHIEEIIIATNPTVEGEATSHYISERAKTRNIKVTRIAHGVPVGGELEYIDGGTLAHAINSRREL; this is translated from the coding sequence TTGTTTAGTCCCTTAATTGATCAATTAATTCTATCCCTCAAACGTCTGCCCGGTGTTGGCCCAAAATCAGCACAGAGAATGGCGTTGCATTTATTGGAAAGAGATCGTCCCGGTGCAGAGCAATTATCCAAAGCGTTGGCTGCGGCAGTGGAATCGGTGACGCGTTGCAAAAAATGTCGTACTTTGACGGAAGAAGAAATCTGCGGCTTGTGCCGCAACCCCAAACGAGACAATGGCTTACTTTGCGTAGTGGAAACTCCGGCCGATGTATTAGCTATTGAACAATCGGCGACTTTCTCCGGGCAGTATTTTGTCTTACTTGGGCATTTGTCTCCTATTGATGGTATTGGTCCAAAAGATATCGGCATTGATGTGCTTGAAGCGCGCATGGATTCTGAACACATAGAAGAAATTATTATTGCCACCAACCCCACAGTCGAGGGGGAGGCCACCAGTCACTATATTTCCGAGCGGGCAAAAACTCGCAATATCAAAGTAACCCGAATTGCCCACGGTGTACCTGTTGGCGGTGAGCTGGAATACATTGATGGTGGAACACTGGCCCACGCAATAAATAGTCGGCGAGAATTATAA
- a CDS encoding YbaB/EbfC family nucleoid-associated protein: protein MQGLGDIMKQAQQVQEKMAKMQEELANLEVEGQAGAGLVRVTMTGRHDVKAVNIDKSLLEEDKEMLEDLLAAAVNDAVRRVEESNKEKMAALTGGFQMPPGFKMPF from the coding sequence ATGCAAGGCCTCGGCGATATTATGAAACAGGCACAGCAAGTGCAGGAAAAAATGGCAAAAATGCAGGAAGAGCTGGCCAACCTGGAAGTGGAAGGGCAAGCCGGTGCTGGCTTGGTGAGAGTAACCATGACCGGACGTCATGACGTAAAAGCCGTGAACATCGATAAAAGCCTGTTAGAAGAAGATAAAGAAATGCTCGAAGATCTTCTGGCTGCGGCGGTAAACGATGCTGTACGTCGCGTAGAAGAAAGCAATAAAGAAAAAATGGCAGCCTTAACGGGCGGCTTTCAAATGCCTCCCGGTTTTAAAATGCCGTTCTAA
- the dnaX gene encoding DNA polymerase III subunit gamma/tau — protein MSYQVLARKWRPQLFREMVGQEHVLKALINALDNNRLHHAYLFTGTRGVGKTTIARILAKCLNCETGVSSEPCGQCSACTEIAEGRFVDLIEVDAASRTKVEDTRELLDNVQYAPTRGRYKIYLIDEVHMLSNHSFNALLKTLEEPPEHVKFLLATTDPQKLPVTILSRCLQFNLKNMSPERIVERLKFILDKELVPFEESGLWALARSADGSMRDALSLTDQAISYGSGKLVEQEVAAMLGTIDRVLVQQLIEALINSDGKKMLSAVADFAEHSPDFQAALGDLLTMLHRIAIAQALPEALDNSYGDRAQILEFASRLAPEDVQLFYQTGLLGRRDLPLSPDPRGGFEMTLLRMLAFKPQGVADVPTQSLPQTQPIQATENPQPQQNAPAAVSDVHHEDVASEKKPLAAQNSRPEPVPQPAVSEPVPEQPTPHIIPEPEQNAPPSAVPPVDEAPQPVEIPQPVPEVVEPRVAVPPPSPNNTQDIRAQLKQQVKDIVGKEGITASAPKPVQQTVAPPEPVKQSIEKVSLEQFDEGYWVQVYDHLDIKGILQSSVANCALVGKQDNQLYFILDDAKGSLFDDSHSKRLADLLTDYFSHPVKVHIELGALPEGVETPASYAERIRAEKRAQALTDLKNDPVVQALQREFGAKLNEETITF, from the coding sequence ATGAGTTATCAAGTGTTGGCGCGCAAGTGGCGTCCTCAGCTGTTTCGAGAGATGGTGGGCCAGGAGCATGTGCTGAAAGCGCTAATCAATGCCCTGGATAACAACCGTCTGCACCACGCTTACCTGTTTACCGGGACACGGGGGGTCGGGAAAACCACCATCGCCAGAATTCTGGCCAAGTGTCTCAACTGCGAAACCGGCGTCAGTTCCGAGCCCTGCGGCCAGTGCAGTGCTTGTACCGAAATCGCTGAAGGGCGGTTTGTTGACCTGATCGAAGTGGATGCTGCGTCCCGAACCAAAGTGGAAGACACACGGGAACTGCTGGATAACGTGCAATATGCGCCGACTCGTGGTCGCTACAAAATCTACCTGATCGACGAAGTGCACATGCTCTCTAATCACAGTTTCAATGCCTTGCTGAAGACATTGGAAGAGCCACCCGAGCATGTGAAATTCCTTTTGGCTACTACCGATCCACAAAAACTCCCCGTTACGATTCTGTCCCGTTGTTTGCAATTTAACCTGAAAAACATGAGCCCCGAGCGCATTGTTGAACGGTTGAAGTTTATTCTCGACAAGGAGTTAGTACCATTTGAAGAATCAGGCCTGTGGGCGCTTGCGCGCTCAGCCGATGGCAGTATGCGGGATGCGTTGAGTCTGACCGATCAGGCAATTTCCTACGGCAGCGGCAAGTTGGTCGAGCAGGAAGTGGCAGCGATGTTGGGCACCATTGACCGGGTACTTGTTCAGCAGTTGATCGAAGCCTTAATTAATAGTGACGGTAAAAAAATGCTCAGTGCGGTGGCAGACTTTGCCGAGCACTCGCCAGACTTCCAGGCCGCCCTGGGTGACTTGCTCACCATGTTGCATCGCATCGCTATTGCTCAAGCTTTGCCCGAAGCCTTGGACAATTCATATGGAGACCGGGCTCAGATTCTGGAATTCGCCAGTCGTCTGGCACCGGAAGACGTACAGCTTTTCTATCAAACCGGTTTATTGGGGCGCCGCGACTTACCTTTGTCGCCAGACCCCCGTGGCGGATTTGAAATGACGCTCTTGCGTATGCTGGCATTTAAGCCTCAGGGCGTTGCGGATGTTCCAACTCAGTCATTACCACAAACGCAACCGATACAGGCTACAGAAAATCCTCAGCCACAGCAGAACGCACCTGCAGCGGTGAGTGACGTGCATCATGAGGATGTTGCCAGCGAAAAAAAGCCCTTAGCGGCTCAGAACTCTAGACCAGAACCTGTTCCACAACCTGCTGTTTCTGAGCCAGTACCAGAGCAACCTACGCCACACATTATTCCAGAGCCAGAGCAGAATGCGCCGCCATCGGCTGTGCCACCGGTTGATGAAGCACCGCAGCCCGTAGAAATACCACAGCCTGTGCCTGAGGTTGTTGAACCCCGTGTTGCGGTTCCACCTCCGAGCCCAAACAATACGCAAGATATTCGTGCGCAGCTTAAACAGCAGGTCAAAGACATAGTTGGGAAAGAGGGCATTACGGCTTCCGCGCCTAAACCGGTTCAGCAAACGGTTGCGCCCCCTGAGCCGGTTAAACAGTCCATTGAAAAGGTTAGCCTGGAGCAATTTGACGAAGGCTACTGGGTTCAAGTCTACGATCATCTGGATATCAAAGGCATTCTGCAAAGTTCCGTGGCCAACTGCGCGTTAGTGGGCAAACAGGACAACCAGCTTTACTTTATTCTGGATGATGCCAAGGGCAGTTTATTTGACGATTCCCATAGCAAACGGCTTGCGGATTTACTGACGGATTATTTTTCCCATCCGGTAAAAGTGCATATTGAATTGGGTGCTTTGCCAGAAGGTGTGGAGACACCGGCCAGTTATGCCGAGCGAATTCGCGCAGAAAAACGGGCGCAAGCCTTAACCGATTTAAAAAATGACCCAGTCGTTCAAGCGTTACAGCGGGAATTTGGGGCAAAGTTAAATGAAGAAACCATAACGTTTTAG
- a CDS encoding Gfo/Idh/MocA family oxidoreductase: MQDLANLSEIRWGIIGCGAVTEVKSGPAYQKVKGFQLKAVMRRSLALAQDYAQRHQVEKVYDDADALINDSDIDAVYIATPPDSHKDYALKVAQAGKPCCVEKPMALDYQQCQEMIDAFERANLPLFVAYYRRSLPRFNQVKEWLDNGEIGVVRHVHWTLTDQPNDWDTQQKENWRTNPAIAGGGYFVDLASHGINLFEYLLGDILHAQGITANQQGLYEAEDSVSACWQHPSGVTGSGYWNFASFERLDNVEIMGSKGKILFSVFAENPIKLITPKRVLSLVIDNPENIQFYHVENMRKHLRHESTHPSEAKSAAHTNWVMDKILKG, from the coding sequence ATGCAAGACTTAGCAAATCTATCGGAAATTCGCTGGGGAATTATCGGTTGTGGCGCAGTAACGGAAGTAAAAAGCGGCCCGGCATATCAGAAGGTCAAAGGGTTTCAGCTAAAAGCCGTGATGCGTCGCTCTCTGGCGCTTGCTCAGGACTATGCCCAGCGACATCAGGTAGAAAAAGTCTACGACGATGCCGATGCTTTGATCAACGATTCCGATATCGATGCGGTATACATTGCTACGCCCCCTGACAGCCACAAAGACTACGCGCTAAAAGTCGCCCAAGCCGGTAAGCCCTGCTGCGTGGAAAAGCCCATGGCCCTCGACTATCAACAATGCCAGGAAATGATCGATGCCTTCGAGCGGGCTAACCTCCCCCTGTTTGTTGCCTATTACCGTCGCTCGCTGCCACGCTTTAATCAGGTAAAAGAATGGTTGGATAATGGTGAGATTGGCGTGGTTCGACATGTTCACTGGACATTAACCGATCAACCCAACGACTGGGACACGCAGCAAAAAGAGAATTGGCGAACCAACCCGGCCATTGCCGGCGGCGGGTATTTTGTTGATCTGGCCAGCCACGGCATTAATTTATTTGAATATCTTCTAGGCGATATTCTCCATGCACAAGGCATTACCGCCAACCAACAGGGTTTGTATGAGGCGGAGGATAGCGTTAGTGCTTGCTGGCAGCATCCGTCTGGTGTAACCGGTTCCGGTTATTGGAACTTTGCCAGTTTTGAACGCCTGGATAATGTAGAAATTATGGGCAGCAAAGGAAAAATTTTATTTTCTGTGTTTGCTGAAAACCCGATCAAGCTTATTACCCCTAAGCGAGTGCTGTCATTGGTTATCGACAACCCGGAAAATATCCAGTTTTATCATGTGGAGAATATGCGAAAGCATTTACGGCATGAAAGCACTCATCCTTCTGAGGCAAAAAGTGCAGCACACACCAATTGGGTAATGGACAAAATACTCAAAGGCTGA
- a CDS encoding ABC transporter ATP-binding protein — protein sequence MPPIISIKGLSKTYDSGFQALKDIHLDIRKGEIFALLGPNGAGKTTLISIICGMTNASQGQVIADGYDINKDYRIARKKIGLVPQELSVQMFETVWTTLKFSRGLFGKPADDAWLEQVLRDLSLWDKKDSKIMALSGGMKRRVLIAKALAHEPEILFLDEPTAGVDVELRRDMWNLVRGLKKKNVTIILTTHYIEEAEEMADRVGVINKGEIILVEEKNALMKKMGKKQLAVELLQSLDVIPPSLAAFQLELSECGKNLTYIYDTHQEHTNISRLLKQLDELKLEIKDLNTKENSLEDIFVDLVGYKNQAPQGVAQ from the coding sequence GTGCCCCCCATTATTTCCATCAAAGGATTATCGAAAACCTACGATTCAGGTTTTCAAGCACTAAAAGACATTCACCTGGATATTCGCAAGGGCGAAATTTTCGCACTACTCGGCCCAAATGGTGCCGGAAAAACCACACTAATAAGCATTATCTGCGGCATGACCAATGCCAGCCAAGGTCAGGTAATTGCCGATGGTTACGATATTAATAAAGACTATCGTATTGCTAGAAAAAAAATCGGTTTGGTTCCACAAGAGTTGTCGGTGCAAATGTTTGAAACGGTGTGGACAACACTTAAATTCAGCCGGGGGTTGTTTGGTAAGCCCGCTGACGATGCCTGGCTGGAGCAAGTATTACGAGACCTTTCCTTGTGGGATAAAAAAGACAGCAAGATTATGGCCCTCTCCGGCGGTATGAAACGGCGAGTCTTAATTGCCAAAGCGCTCGCTCATGAACCGGAGATTCTGTTTCTCGATGAACCCACCGCCGGTGTGGATGTTGAATTGCGACGAGATATGTGGAATCTGGTTCGCGGATTGAAGAAAAAAAATGTCACGATTATTCTCACCACACACTACATCGAAGAAGCGGAAGAAATGGCAGATCGTGTTGGTGTTATCAATAAAGGGGAAATTATTCTGGTTGAAGAAAAAAATGCGTTAATGAAAAAAATGGGAAAAAAACAATTGGCGGTTGAACTGCTTCAATCTCTTGATGTTATTCCCCCATCATTAGCGGCATTTCAACTTGAGCTGAGTGAATGCGGAAAAAACCTGACTTACATCTACGACACGCACCAGGAACACACCAATATCAGTCGACTGTTAAAACAATTGGATGAATTAAAGCTGGAGATAAAAGACTTAAATACCAAAGAAAATTCGCTGGAAGATATTTTTGTCGACCTCGTCGGCTACAAAAACCAAGCACCACAGGGAGTAGCACAATGA
- a CDS encoding ABC transporter permease, with translation MNFYAIKAIYVYELARTWRTILQSIASPVLSTSLYFIVFGSAIGSRMVEIDGIHYGAFIVPGLVMLSLLSESVSNAAFGIHMPKFTGTIYEILSAPISALETVIGFVGAAATKSIILGSIILLTARIFVDYSIEHPFWMLAFLVLTSVTFSMLGFIIGIWADGFEKLQIVPMMIITPLTFLGGSFYSIKMLPEFWQTVTLFNPVVYLVSGFRWSFYGSSDVNVEISLAMIALFLAICFLAVWWIFKTGYKLRP, from the coding sequence ATGAATTTCTATGCCATAAAAGCCATTTATGTATACGAACTGGCGAGAACCTGGCGCACGATTTTGCAGAGCATTGCTTCGCCAGTGCTTTCCACTTCGCTGTACTTTATTGTGTTTGGTTCTGCCATAGGATCACGAATGGTGGAGATTGACGGCATTCACTACGGTGCATTTATTGTACCGGGTTTGGTTATGCTGTCTCTGTTAAGTGAAAGCGTATCCAACGCAGCTTTTGGCATTCATATGCCGAAATTTACTGGAACGATTTATGAAATACTGTCTGCACCGATTTCCGCTCTGGAAACGGTCATTGGTTTTGTAGGTGCGGCTGCCACTAAGTCGATTATTCTAGGCAGCATTATTCTGCTCACTGCCCGTATATTTGTCGATTATTCCATTGAGCACCCATTCTGGATGCTGGCCTTCCTCGTGTTAACCTCAGTGACCTTCAGCATGCTTGGCTTCATCATCGGTATTTGGGCGGACGGATTCGAAAAGCTGCAAATTGTTCCCATGATGATTATCACTCCCCTGACCTTTCTTGGCGGCAGTTTTTATTCTATTAAAATGCTGCCCGAGTTTTGGCAAACGGTGACGTTATTTAACCCCGTGGTGTATCTTGTGAGCGGCTTCCGTTGGAGTTTTTATGGCTCATCGGATGTGAATGTTGAAATCAGTCTCGCCATGATCGCGCTCTTTTTAGCAATCTGTTTTCTTGCAGTTTGGTGGATTTTCAAAACCGGCTATAAATTACGGCCTTAG
- a CDS encoding phosphoglycerate dehydrogenase produces the protein MFQIRTYNKISDKGLGLFAKDTYQVAEDISQPDALILRSHKLHGEEIPGSVLAVARAGAGTNNVPVDEYTAKGIVVFNTPGANANAVKELVLAGMLLSSRGILQGKDFVSTLGDMTDAGDMSKLLEKEKKRFAGSELAGKTLGIIGLGAIGSMVANAALALDMDVVGYDPALSIEAAWRLPSAVRRMESVEALLSQVDYLSLHVPALPATKHMINADTLKLMKPSAAIMNFARDAIVDAQAVVEALNAGQLRQYVCDFPEPCLIGHEKVVAVPHIGASTAEAEENCAVMAVNQLRDFLENGNIKNSVNFPATEMARGESICRITFTNENVSGVLGHVLSIFADNNVNVADMVNKSRNNVAYNILDFAEKPSDEVIEAIKNVEHVTSVRVLCW, from the coding sequence ATGTTTCAAATTCGTACATACAATAAAATTTCTGATAAGGGTCTTGGGCTTTTCGCTAAAGACACCTATCAAGTGGCTGAAGACATCAGCCAACCAGACGCACTTATTCTGCGTAGCCATAAATTACATGGCGAAGAAATTCCAGGTTCCGTACTTGCTGTTGCTCGCGCTGGGGCGGGCACAAACAATGTACCTGTTGACGAGTACACTGCAAAAGGGATTGTGGTATTTAATACTCCCGGTGCTAACGCTAACGCGGTTAAAGAATTGGTACTTGCGGGCATGTTATTGAGTTCGCGCGGTATTCTTCAGGGTAAAGACTTTGTTTCGACCCTGGGTGATATGACTGACGCGGGCGATATGTCCAAGCTGTTGGAAAAAGAAAAGAAACGTTTTGCTGGTAGTGAACTTGCGGGTAAAACGCTGGGTATCATCGGCCTTGGTGCAATCGGTTCCATGGTCGCGAATGCGGCTCTTGCATTGGATATGGACGTAGTGGGTTACGACCCTGCGTTATCCATTGAAGCTGCGTGGCGTTTGCCTAGTGCGGTACGTCGTATGGAAAGTGTGGAAGCTTTGCTTTCTCAAGTGGACTACTTGTCATTGCATGTACCAGCCTTGCCTGCAACCAAGCACATGATTAATGCTGATACATTAAAATTGATGAAACCATCTGCGGCGATTATGAATTTCGCGCGTGACGCTATCGTTGATGCGCAAGCTGTTGTCGAAGCTTTAAATGCAGGTCAACTTCGTCAATACGTATGTGACTTCCCAGAGCCTTGCTTAATTGGTCACGAAAAAGTCGTTGCGGTTCCTCATATCGGTGCCAGTACAGCTGAAGCAGAAGAAAACTGTGCGGTAATGGCAGTAAACCAACTGCGTGATTTTCTGGAAAACGGCAACATTAAGAACTCTGTAAATTTCCCTGCGACTGAAATGGCGCGTGGTGAGAGCATATGCCGTATTACATTTACCAATGAAAACGTATCCGGCGTGTTGGGCCACGTTTTATCGATCTTCGCCGACAACAATGTTAACGTTGCTGATATGGTGAATAAAAGCCGTAACAACGTTGCATACAATATTTTGGATTTTGCTGAAAAACCCAGTGATGAGGTAATCGAAGCAATTAAAAATGTTGAGCACGTTACTTCGGTACGTGTACTTTGCTGGTAA
- a CDS encoding phosphoserine transaminase encodes MRPNTKPQNPNFSSGPCSKRPGYDVNKLDVRTLGRSHRSSLGKEVLGKACTETAELLGLPEGYRVGIVPGSDTGAVEMALWSLLGARPIDVLAWESFGSGWVADITKQLKLDNVNIMEADYGKLPDLSQVNMDNDVIFTWNGTTAGVKVPNGDWIADDRKGLTICDATSAVFAMDLPWEKLDVVTYSWQKVLGGEGAHGVLILSPRAVERLETYTPSWPMPKLFRMTKGGKLIEGIFRGETINTPSMLCVADYLDALAWVKELGGLEAAIKKSEENLAVVKSFVDANDWIDFLAEDEATLSNTSICLKLKADAAQVKAMIKLLDSEGVAYDIGAYRDAPAGMRIWGGATVEKSDMELLMPWLSWAYQEITAA; translated from the coding sequence ATGCGCCCTAATACTAAACCTCAAAATCCGAACTTCTCTTCTGGCCCATGTAGCAAACGCCCAGGTTACGATGTCAACAAGCTTGATGTCCGCACCCTTGGCCGTTCGCATCGCTCCTCGTTGGGTAAAGAAGTTTTAGGGAAAGCGTGCACCGAAACCGCAGAGCTTTTAGGTCTGCCCGAGGGGTACAGAGTGGGGATTGTTCCCGGTTCCGATACCGGTGCTGTAGAGATGGCCTTGTGGTCATTACTTGGCGCTCGTCCTATCGATGTCCTTGCATGGGAATCATTTGGTTCTGGTTGGGTTGCGGATATCACCAAACAATTGAAGTTGGATAACGTAAATATCATGGAAGCGGACTACGGTAAGCTTCCAGACCTGAGTCAGGTCAATATGGATAACGACGTTATCTTTACCTGGAACGGCACAACAGCTGGTGTAAAAGTGCCTAATGGCGATTGGATTGCGGATGACCGCAAAGGCTTAACCATCTGTGACGCCACTTCTGCAGTTTTTGCAATGGATCTTCCATGGGAAAAGCTGGATGTTGTTACCTATAGCTGGCAAAAAGTACTCGGCGGTGAAGGCGCTCACGGTGTTCTGATCCTTAGCCCTCGAGCAGTTGAACGTTTGGAGACTTACACACCTTCCTGGCCTATGCCGAAGTTATTCCGCATGACTAAAGGTGGAAAACTGATTGAAGGTATTTTCCGTGGTGAAACCATCAACACACCTTCCATGTTGTGCGTAGCAGATTATCTGGATGCGCTTGCCTGGGTTAAAGAATTGGGTGGTCTCGAAGCGGCAATCAAAAAATCTGAAGAAAACCTGGCAGTGGTAAAAAGCTTTGTTGACGCAAACGACTGGATCGATTTCCTTGCAGAAGATGAAGCCACACTGTCAAACACCAGTATCTGTTTGAAGCTGAAAGCTGACGCGGCACAAGTGAAAGCCATGATTAAGTTACTTGATAGCGAAGGCGTTGCCTATGATATTGGCGCTTATCGTGATGCACCTGCGGGGATGCGTATCTGGGGCGGCGCTACAGTGGAAAAATCTGATATGGAGCTGTTGATGCCTTGGTTGAGTTGGGCATACCAAGAAATCACTGCGGCTTAA
- the trxA gene encoding thioredoxin, translated as MIEQGAYIQDVSEQNAKELLIDESFNRPVVIDFWADWCEPCKNLMPVLEKLANEYAGQFLLAKVNADEQQMIAAQFGVRSLPTVMVMKDGQPVDGFAGAQPEQQVRELLDKYLPKSYDLQLQQAQGLIASASFSEALPILQQAYEDSGKRADIAMTLAIVYIEQKRLAEAEQVLEGVKLVDRDSAYEKVMAELELAKEAKNSPEIDAIKQQLQASPEDRELQLQLAVQYSQNDFYEEALDILFGILSRDLNFKDGEAKKAFTDILAVLGKGDSLAVKYQRKLYTLLY; from the coding sequence ATGATCGAACAAGGCGCGTATATTCAGGACGTTTCCGAACAAAACGCAAAAGAATTATTGATTGATGAGTCGTTTAACCGACCTGTTGTGATCGACTTCTGGGCGGATTGGTGTGAACCCTGTAAAAACCTGATGCCGGTTTTGGAAAAATTGGCTAACGAATATGCTGGCCAATTTTTACTCGCCAAGGTTAACGCCGATGAGCAGCAGATGATTGCCGCGCAATTTGGCGTGCGGAGTTTGCCAACCGTTATGGTTATGAAGGATGGCCAACCTGTAGATGGTTTCGCTGGAGCACAGCCTGAGCAGCAAGTACGAGAACTGCTTGATAAATATCTTCCTAAATCCTACGACCTGCAACTGCAACAAGCTCAGGGATTAATCGCGTCCGCTTCTTTTTCCGAGGCGCTCCCGATATTGCAGCAGGCTTACGAGGATTCAGGCAAGCGTGCTGACATCGCCATGACATTGGCCATTGTGTATATCGAGCAAAAACGCCTCGCCGAAGCCGAGCAGGTGTTGGAAGGGGTGAAGTTGGTTGATCGAGATTCCGCCTATGAAAAAGTGATGGCGGAGCTGGAATTAGCCAAAGAGGCAAAAAACAGCCCGGAAATCGATGCCATTAAACAGCAGTTACAAGCGTCACCGGAGGATCGTGAGTTGCAACTCCAGCTCGCGGTTCAATACTCGCAAAACGACTTCTATGAAGAGGCCTTGGATATTCTATTTGGGATACTCAGTCGAGATCTTAACTTTAAAGATGGGGAAGCGAAGAAGGCCTTCACCGACATATTGGCAGTGCTAGGAAAGGGCGACAGTTTGGCGGTTAAATATCAGCGGAAGCTATATACCTTACTCTATTAG
- a CDS encoding ferritin-like domain-containing protein produces MSNEGYHEPVELLSDETKDMHKAIVSLMEELEAVDWYNQRVDTCKDEELKAILIHNRDEEKEHAAMVMEWIRRKDPTFNKELRDFLFTDKPIAHK; encoded by the coding sequence ATGTCAAACGAAGGTTATCACGAACCCGTCGAACTACTTTCAGACGAAACCAAAGATATGCACAAAGCCATTGTTTCCTTAATGGAAGAACTGGAAGCCGTCGATTGGTACAACCAACGAGTGGACACTTGTAAGGACGAGGAACTGAAAGCAATCCTGATCCACAATCGGGATGAAGAAAAAGAACACGCTGCTATGGTTATGGAATGGATTAGAAGAAAAGATCCGACCTTTAATAAGGAATTACGCGACTTTTTATTTACGGACAAACCCATAGCCCATAAATAA